One part of the Ziziphus jujuba cultivar Dongzao chromosome 2, ASM3175591v1 genome encodes these proteins:
- the LOC107419638 gene encoding UPF0481 protein At3g47200-like, translating into MMEEKSAVANDLTINVENTEGPHDHKYLLAYLFNDASTPSSNQQPEGPKIPKVPKMLRDLDKNKGCFDPRVVSIGPYHHGEPQLEEGEKLKTKLARLHRKSPREVAILYERVKNVASDAREFYDKEGLKNIDNEAFTKMMFIDGCFILEFIIMCLPPIRNQKEYHPKEMITNDIANVKRDLFLLENQLPYIVLKKLMAGSEEHNWEMRIKNFITICRRFNPAVKPEDKSPLHLLHMMMARFVIQSATVPGGKSQISETADWRSSSDGRFGPNKTASDGYFYHPARVLKSIGIKFRPNKTGSFSDVKFEPHLLVRGMLTLPPIRIDASTRSLLLNLLAFESSCDNNSSDNMQQGVITSYMCFMDSLIDSAEDVMILRTQKVINNCLGNDQLVADLFNEIASNLVPNPHTYAEAKHGIQKHCENRFKEWMAECHHNHFRNPWTLLALFGSLLLITLTAAQTYLAAMQLKQ; encoded by the coding sequence ATGATGGAGGAGAAATCTGCAGTAGCAAATGATCTAACAATCAATGTGGAAAATACTGAAGGACCTCATGATCATAAGTATCTTCTTGCTTACCTATTCAATGATGCATCAACTCCAAGTAGCAACCAGCAGCCAGAAGGGCCCAAGATACCAAAGGTTCCAAAGATGCTTCGTGATCTTGACAAAAATAAAGGTTGCTTTGATCCTCGTGTGGTTTCCATCGGTCCTTATCACCATGGGGAACCTCAGCTCGAAGAAGGTGAGAAACTCAAAACTAAACTGGCAAGGCTGCATCGTAAAAGTCCTCGTGAGGTTGCTATTTTATACGAGAGAGTCAAAAACGTGGCCAGTGATGCTAGGGAATTCTATGATAAAGAAggattgaaaaatattgataatgaGGCATTCACAAAAATGATGTTTATTGACGGTTGCTTCATTCTAGAGTTCATTATCATGTGCTTGCCGCCGATTAGAAATCAAAAGGAGTATCATCCTAAGGAGATGATAACTAATGACATAGCTAATGTCAAGCGAGACTTGTTCTTGTTAGAGAACCAACTTCCTTACATTGTCCTCAAGAAGTTAATGGCGGGCAGTGAAGAACATAATTGGGAAATGAGGATTAAAAACTTCATCACTATCTGTCGAAGATTTAATCCTGCAGTCAAACCGGAAGATAAATCTCCTCTTCATCTTCTACACATGATGATGGCAAGATTTGTGATACAAAGTGCTACTGTCCCAGGCGGAAAATCTCAAATATCAGAGACCGCTGATTGGAGAAGCAGTTCTGACGGCAGGTTCGGCCCCAACAAAACAGCCAGTGATGGGTACTTTTATCATCCAGCCAGGGTGCTCAAGTCCATCGGAATCAAGTTCAGACCAAACAAAACAGGTAGTTTTAGTGATGTCAAGTTTGAACCTCATCTACTGGTCAGGGGAATGCTCACACTTCCTCCAATACGCATAGATGCCTCCACCAGATCCCTGCTGCTCAACTTGTTGGCTTTCGAATCGAGTTGCGATAACAACTCTTCGGACAACATGCAGCAGGGTGTCATCACATCTTATATGTGCTTCATGGACTCACTCATTGACAGTGCTGAAGATGTGATGATCCTCAGGACTCAGAAGGTCATCAACAATTGCTTGGGAAACGACCAACTGGTTGCAGATCTATTTAACGAAATCGCAAGCAATTTGGTCCCAAACCCTCATACTTATGCTGAAGCTAAGCATGGAATTCAAAAACATTGCGAAAACAGGTTCAAGGAATGGATGGCAGAATGTCACCACAACCATTTCAGGAACCCTTGGACACTTCTTGCATTATTTGGTTCCCTTTTACTCATCACACTGACAGCTGCTCAGACTTATCTTGCAGCGATGCAGCTCAAACaatga